TTATAGGGTTGTTATTAATCCAGCCTCGTTTCAACTACTAGGTGgtttaatttgggtttttatttCAAACCGCACCCCTTACAATGTATTCGTGCTCACCGATAAGTGAAGGTTCATCTTTGGCAACATCaaggtcaaatgactttcaacTTGTGCACtttcaccacgagtacgttggctaaTTTAGTAGCGTTAGGAAACAACTGAGAAACCAAATCGTTTGCCTTCATTAAGCTTAAACTGTATCAGCTCGTCGAACGCCATCATATCAAATCATATGGTTTCTAATCTTTAATCTGGTCAGCTGCGTGCGCACGAACTTTTTCGTAAACGCGTCCCTCAATGTTCTCTACATTTCTATGCCAGCAGCATCTTTCACTGAGGAGCTCATCCATAATCTTTCTAAAGAAAGATTTTAGTTTTCTCCCTTCTCCTCAACACGTGGTTAGGCCTGGTTAGGCGTTCAATTTAAAAGTCGTCACCTACTGCGATTTCCAGTTCACAAAACTGTGACATAGTGAGGTGATCGATTTAAACATGTCGGCGCCTACTTCTATCCACTACAAGCAGTATCATGCCAGTGAGAAGGAGTGCATGGCTGTGCAcagtaaaaagaaaaagaattgCTCAGGATTTCTCAGGATCACTCGAAAGATGGTGAAGTAAAAACCGTGTAAAATTCTAATAGAAAATGACggataatacaaatttaatgagTATAAAAACAGTTTTACATATGTTACACCTTGACAATAGCTTTACCAACGTTTCCTCCTTTCATCATATCAATGAATGCATGCGGCATATTCTCGAAGCCTTCAGTGATCGTTTCCCGATACTTGATCTTGCCCTCTTGGATCCACTTTAGGTTTTGGTTAATTCCCTCGAACCACCTGTCCGTCCAGCGATGAACACTGAATCCCTCCTGAATCAGTTGCTTCCAAACGTAATCTCTTTGCGGATCTTCCACCTGCACTGGATTGCCATTATACATAGAGATCGTTCCAcaaactgatattcttccccgTTGGTTCATTTGTTTTCGCACGATTGCCGCTATCTGACCACCGACGTTATCAAAATAGCAATCCACTCCATCAGGAGCAGCCTGCTTCAATTCCTTTTCAACATCCGCCGCCTTGTAGTTGATTGCATCGTCGAAACCGATCTCCTTCAACCATTGGCACTTTTCATCCGAACCGGCTATTCCCACCACGTGACAACCTTTAATCTCTCGGAGTAAAACAAATGGTGACTAGTCGAGTCGGTGGTTTAAATGAAAGTATATTTAGTAACTACATATTAAACATGGCATACTGCATCGTGATTGGGTTTGCTTCCCTAACACTCCTCCTCAAGCGCGATAAACTGTAGGCCCAAGGATTCTCTCAGCTTTCCATGTTTGATGCGTGATAATGGTTTTGTCAGTATATCAGCTAGCATAAATTCGGTGGAACAGTATTGAACTTCAAGAATTTCTGTATTTTGCAAGTCACggatgaaattgaattttgtatCTATGTGTTTTGTACGTTGACTTGCTCCTTCAGTCCGTAACAGATTAATACAACTCTGGTTGTTTTCTTGTAATATAATTGGTTTTTGAAGCTTCACTCCCAGATTCGACATCAATTTTAATAACCATAACAGTTCCTTACTTGCTTCAGAAATTGCTTTATTGCTGTCCATGAAATAGGTCCTCCAACGAGTAGAAAAACGAAACCGGTATTTGACTTACGATCAGACTTATCTCCAGCCCAATCTGCATTAGCATATCCAATTAGTTCTCCAGATCCGTCAAGAAGAAGTTTCAAGTCAACGGTGGAATGTAGATAACGTAAGACTCGCTTAGCTTCTGTCCAGTCAGCTTCGGTTGGCTTGCTAACCTTGCGTCCTAATATTGAAGCACTAATAGCGATGTCAGGTCTGGTACTTACCGCCAAATATAGCAAAGCTCCTACAAGGCTTATGAATTTTTCTTTGATGGGCATTATCTCCTCCTTTTGCTTGATGTTaaggtatccaggatccatcgGTATTGCAGACGGCTTGGCTTGATTCAATTGAAATTTGATGGCTAGTGACTTAATGTAGCTTTTCTGGTTCAGCATATATTTACCGTTTGTGTTTCGATTGACCTGAATTCCAAGGTAGTTGTTGATATCTCGAGGCatgttattttgaaattacttcTCAAGTAGACTACCACATTCtcgtattcttcttcttctggggTTACAATGAGCATGTCATCTACGTAGAGCAGAATAAACGACATCTTTCCTTTGGTCTCCTTCACGAATAGGCAGTTATCAGCTTCTGCGGGTGTGTAGCCAAGTATCTTCAGGACATCagtgattttattattccaaaTTGTTCCTAATTGTTTTGGGCCATACAAACTTCTCTTCAGATAGCACACATCTTCAGCATTGCCAGTTTCATAACCAGGAGGTTTAGAGGTAGGCAGTTTTTTGTCGATGTGTTTAACTATCAACTTTCGTTCAGCAGCTACCGACAATTGTGCCCGAAACGTAACGTGCTTAGCAACTGGGGCAAATACAGCATCGTAGTCATCTCCATATTTCTGACTAAACCCTTGAGCTACAAGGCGGGCCTTCCAACGTGAAACGTTTCCTTTTCCATCGATCTTTTTCTTATATATCCATTTGCAGCCAATGGGTTTTCTATCCGATGGTAGTTTCACAATTTCCCATGTTCGGTTTTCTTGTAACGATATAAATTCTTCATTCATTGCTTTCTCCACGCATCTCTTTCATTTCCTGATATAGCCTCGGTGTAATTTCTGGGTTCGTGACAATTTTCATCTACAAGTCGACCACTTTCTTTATACCGCGATGGAGGAACTCCTTTCGTCGAGCGATTTGAGATTCGTGCCGGTGTATGAGTAGCTTCAATCAGTGTATTGCTAGGACGTAGAGGTCCACTTCCATTATCATCGATAAGAGTTTCATTAGCTTCATCGCAATCTTCATAATCAGATTCAGGCTCCTCCTCAGAATGTAAATGTTCGTCTATTACGTCGCCTGCAACAGTTGATGATTCACTAGTCTTGCCAGTAGCTTTTGAAATTGTAAATAACGGGTAGTCCACGAAACTTTCGTCTCCATCTATTTTACGAGATCTGTTGGTTGGTAGGAACTTGGCATCTCTACTGTTTACAACACGGTTTGTCTTCAAATCGATGAATCTATAGGCTTTCTGGTTCGTCGAATATCCAACAAAAACAAGTTTCTGTGCTGTTGATTTCAGTGTAGATCTATTTGCCTTCGGAATCCACACATACGCTTCGGCTCCGAAAATCTGTAAATGATTCAGGTCTGGCTTCTCTCCCCACCACATTTCATATGGTGTACGTTCTATTGCTATCGATGGAAGCCTATTTTGGAGATAGTTGGCAGTACTCACGGCTTCTGCCCAGAACTTCATTGGTAGTTTAGCATCAAGCATCATACATCTGGCCATTTCCTTCAGCGTCCGATTCTTCCTTTCAGCAACTCCGTTCTGTTGTGGGGTATGTGGTGTGGTAAACTGTTGACGAATACCTTCGGCTTTGAAAAATGCTTCTAATGACTTATTCTTGAATTCTCCTCCATTATCCGAACGAAATATCTTTGGTGGCCGCCCAAAAGTCGTTTTCATTTCCCTCACAAATTCTTTCAAACGTAATTCCGCTTCCGACTTCTCGCGGAGAAAATAAACAGTGCAATAACGAGAATAATCATCTATTACCGTAAGAAAATAGCGGCAGCCTCCAGGTGTAACTGTGTTCATAGGTCCGCATACGTCCACGTGTAGTAAATCCAAAGCTTGTCCGCTCGTTGTCATTGATTGCTTCGGAAATGGAATACGGGCTGATTTTGCTTCCAAACAGCATTCACAGACAGCACGTAACCCGCAATCTGTAATCTGCATTCCCGTGACAAAGTTATTCTTCAGCATTTTTTGAACTGCGTCGTTGTTACGATGTCCCAATTTTCGATGCCATTGATGTTGACAGTCTGCGCAATGATCCTTTTCATTTACTTTCAGTGCTTCATTTACCGTATTCAACTCGTATAATCCACGTTTCCAGTATAGCAGAGGCCGCTTCTTGTTTTCCCTTCATGATCTTGCAACCGCTAGCGTCGAAGGCGACATTCGCTCCCTTTGCGACAAGCTTTCGAACCGATATAAGACTTGCTTCCAGATCCGGTACAAACAGTGTTTCAGAAAGAGTGATGTTGTTCTTTGTTACCTGCAGAGTCATAACACATAACGCTGCAGGTTCCTCTACCTTTCGCCTTCGTTGTCTTACCATCTGCCAAAGTGATGTATTCAGTAGAGCATTCCACCAGGTCCGTGAAGTAGCTTCTATCTCCACACATATGCGAGGTTGCGCCTGAATCAACAATCCATTTCCCGAAGACTTTCCAGAATCGAACATCATGAAAGCGAAATCAGTGTTCTCACGTACAGTTTTGCTCTTGAAAAATTCTTCCGTCCTTTGCGATCATCTTTCGTTGTATTCGTTTCACGACTGTTCATCATCTTGCGGCATTTCTGCTGCTTATATCCAGGTTTTTGGCAATAATAGCAAATTATCATCTCTTACTCGTGCCTACCTTGAGAACAGTTTCGTCGCTGAAACTTCATTGCTTCGTGAATTCATCGATTAGTTTCATTTCCACCCGTTCCAAGGTAAGCACGTCCTTCGAGAGCTGTCGTTAATGTGTTGAATGACTTCGGAAAACTGCTTAATACTAAAGCAACTTGTAATTTCTTGTCGAGTTCAAATCCAGCTATAGATAGTCGTTCGAATGCTTCTTCCATTTCAATGACATGCCGCTCCATATTGTCGCCTTCGGAGTACCGTTTCAATATGAGATTTCTCAGGTACGAAACTTTAGAAGTAAGGGTAGGTTTCTCAAAATGAGTCTTTAGCTTCCCCCAGGCTTCTTTGGCCGTGGTCGTTTGCTTAATGAGTCCGTGTTGGGTACTCTCCATCAGCAACCCGATCGTCGCACGCGCCCGTTGATCGCCTTGGTCCCAACTGGCTACATCTCCTTCCGCGATAGGTCTTGTACCAGTAACAAACTTCCATAAATCCTCGCGAATGAGAAGTAATTCCATGCTGAACTTCCAGGAATTATAGTTTGTTCCATTGAGCTTTTGAATTCCTAACTTCTCCATCTTGCGTGTGATGTGAAAATTTTTTCAACTTTGTTGACTCGTTACTAGGGCACCactcctgggcccataacctctCGGAGTAAAACAAATGGTGACTAGTCGAGTCGGTGGTTTAAATGAAAGTATATTTAGTAACTACATATTAAACATGGCATACTGCATCGTGATTGGGTTTGCTTCCCTAACATAATCTTTGCAATTTGCCCCACTATGTTTCCAACAGCCCCGGCCGCCCCGCTGACCACTACGGTTTCCCCTTCCTTGGGCcggcaaatttccaaaaatccaaagtacGCAGAATTCCCCACCGTGCCCAGCGCTCCGATACCCAGCGAACGTGGCAACGCCGGACCAAATTCGGGCAACACGTACGGTTTCCTCGTTTCGATCCCGGCCGGATTGCAGATGGCATAGGTTCGCCATCCGAACTGACCGAACACGTACGCCCCAACGGGGAAGTCCGGGTGTTTGCTTTCGAGCACCTGCGCAATCTGGCCACCGATCATCACCGATTCGACCGGGTACGACAGTATGTAGATGCGCATGTACGGATCCACGCTCAGGAATTCCGCCTTCGCGAGGAACTCTATTGAAAGAGAATATTCGATGGTTTATTTTACATAATTATTGTTCTAGATGGGTGAAATTACCTCCATCCCGAATCTCGGGCATGAGTTCCTCCTCCAGGCGAAAGTCATCCAGCTTGGGTTCGCCATTGAATTTCCGGGCGTAGATCCACTTTTTGGCGATGTACTGCACCATTGCTGTCTGTGGGAATGATGATATGGCTATCTGGTGTTGGCGTattcaaaatttggaataatagAAATTTGATAACGATAACGCGGTATTTATCAGCGCAAATATTTATAAACGAAGCACCAATTAGGAATGCAATGATAATAAGTAAATGGCGCAAAGATTCTCTTTTGCTTCTATCCTGAGACTTCTacctatagacgaatccaagtaaaaataagaagaagacacacgacg
Above is a genomic segment from Armigeres subalbatus isolate Guangzhou_Male unplaced genomic scaffold, GZ_Asu_2 Contig1547, whole genome shotgun sequence containing:
- the LOC134202984 gene encoding prostaglandin reductase 1-like encodes the protein MVQYIAKKWIYARKFNGEPKLDDFRLEEELMPEIRDGEFLAKAEFLSVDPYMRIYILSYPVESVMIGGQIAQVLESKHPDFPVGAYVFGQFGWRTYAICNPAGIETRKPYVLPEFGPALPRSLGIGALGTVGNSAYFGFLEICRPKEGETVVVSGAAGAVGNIVGQIAKIKGCHVVGIAGSDEKCQWLKEIGFDDAINYKAADVEKELKQAAPDGVDCYFDNVGGQIAAIVRKQMNQRGRISVCGTISMYNGNPVQVEDPQRDYVWKQLIQEGFSVHRWTDRWFEGINQNLKWIQEGKIKYRETITEGFENMPHAFIDMMKGGNVGKAIVKV